In one Dehalogenimonas formicexedens genomic region, the following are encoded:
- a CDS encoding ATP phosphoribosyltransferase regulatory subunit, with protein sequence MTQERCRGCRDLVPQEMLKFRLAESVFIDTALKWGYEEVRTPTLEYLHLFTATGTLTPGMLGQVFSFLDWDGWSGERVVMRPDGTIPIARLYVDSMAGRDVARLFYVVNVFRFGNEPATGRERWQCGAELIGGNSALADVELVRMSLEALELLGLESRVKVSHSGVIQAVLAQLEPSTESRHKLFDEILDGNESIMARLAEAKPELMAGLKTLLDVTGTSSAYLSNLRSLFGYSAELEAAAANFASTLDMLDDIGLPYEIDLASGRGFEYYTGIIFHLSVDGKTVGGGGRYDNLVELMGGPAKPAAGYALYLDELTRLIDMGEYEMEEPDRFLVSFQPGDEARAFAVATDLRDADYTAEIKLGDPDVMDYDWVLNITDEGLLVLSDTETDEEFEFETVDELVEMLGGEASEE encoded by the coding sequence ATGACGCAAGAGCGTTGTCGCGGCTGTCGCGACCTTGTTCCCCAGGAAATGCTGAAGTTCCGCCTGGCTGAATCTGTTTTCATCGACACCGCCCTCAAGTGGGGCTATGAAGAGGTGCGGACCCCCACACTGGAATACCTGCACCTGTTCACCGCCACCGGAACCCTGACGCCCGGAATGCTCGGCCAGGTGTTCTCCTTCCTTGATTGGGACGGCTGGAGCGGCGAAAGGGTAGTCATGCGCCCGGACGGCACCATCCCGATCGCCCGACTTTACGTCGATTCGATGGCCGGCCGCGACGTCGCCCGGCTGTTCTACGTTGTCAACGTTTTCCGTTTTGGAAATGAGCCCGCCACGGGTCGCGAGCGCTGGCAGTGCGGCGCCGAGCTGATCGGCGGCAATTCGGCGCTGGCGGACGTTGAACTTGTCCGGATGTCTCTGGAGGCGCTTGAGCTTCTCGGTCTGGAATCACGCGTCAAAGTCTCCCATTCAGGCGTCATCCAGGCCGTGCTGGCCCAGCTGGAGCCTTCAACCGAATCGAGGCACAAGCTGTTCGATGAAATCCTTGACGGCAACGAAAGTATCATGGCCCGCCTGGCCGAAGCCAAACCTGAACTGATGGCCGGTTTGAAGACGCTGCTCGATGTCACCGGGACGTCTTCCGCTTACTTATCCAATCTCCGGTCGCTGTTCGGTTATTCGGCCGAACTCGAGGCCGCCGCGGCTAATTTTGCCTCCACCCTTGATATGCTCGACGATATCGGCCTCCCGTACGAGATAGACTTGGCGTCCGGTCGGGGTTTCGAATACTACACCGGCATCATTTTCCACCTGTCCGTCGATGGCAAGACCGTCGGCGGCGGCGGACGCTACGATAACCTTGTAGAGCTGATGGGCGGGCCTGCCAAACCGGCGGCCGGTTACGCCCTTTACCTCGACGAACTGACCAGGCTCATCGACATGGGCGAATATGAGATGGAAGAACCCGACCGCTTCCTGGTCAGTTTCCAGCCCGGCGATGAAGCCCGCGCCTTTGCCGTGGCCACCGACCTGCGCGACGCCGACTACACCGCTGAAATCAAGCTCGGCGACCCGGACGTGATGGATTATGACTGGGTGCTCAATATCACCGATGAGGGCCTTCTTGTCCTTTCGGACACCGAGACCGACGAGGAATTCGAGTTCGAAACCGTCGATGAACTGGTGGAGATGTTGGGCGGGGAGGCTTCGGAAGAATGA
- the hisG gene encoding ATP phosphoribosyltransferase — MRVALPKGRLLADTAALLERAGWQLNDYQPKARLYRLKSAKFPEMSAKMLHEKDIPIQVAIGNYDLGICGADWVEELVSRYRLTSLVKVKNLGYGHGALFAAAAAGDGIASLSDLSQRSDKIRLASEYPNLAEQLAMQLRLKNYAVYPLWGSAEAYPPETAEVVILPRKTAGELEGKGLKVLSKVLDFKAVLIANRESLASKDLSGAISSIMANLQPSPDVEEAKSGTASPLEAYHEYAPDVVRLALPDGHQQPHVRKILDAAGIHIEDYPSDKGLRRPKSDIEGFTIKTIRPQDMPVQVANGNFDLAITGWDWLTDHLHQFPTSPVKRLLDLKYGWVRIVAVVANDVPVNNSAELKAYFRNKNLRVASEYINIADDYARRNHFGRYRIAPTWGSTEAYLPEDADLLIENTETGGTIARHNLRIIDTLFESTACVIGNTRAADNPVKRARMEALVERLGKALEKV; from the coding sequence ATGAGGGTCGCGTTACCCAAGGGAAGGCTACTGGCAGACACGGCGGCGCTTTTGGAGCGCGCCGGCTGGCAGCTCAACGACTACCAGCCCAAAGCCAGGCTGTACCGCCTGAAGAGCGCCAAATTTCCTGAAATGTCAGCCAAGATGCTGCATGAGAAAGATATCCCCATCCAGGTGGCTATCGGCAACTACGACCTGGGTATTTGCGGCGCGGACTGGGTGGAAGAACTGGTGTCGCGCTACCGGCTTACCTCCCTGGTCAAGGTCAAAAACCTGGGCTACGGTCACGGCGCCCTGTTTGCCGCCGCGGCGGCGGGCGACGGCATTGCGTCGCTGTCCGACCTGTCGCAGCGTTCCGACAAGATCCGACTGGCATCCGAATATCCCAACCTGGCGGAACAGCTGGCGATGCAGCTTCGCCTGAAAAACTACGCCGTTTACCCGCTGTGGGGCAGCGCCGAAGCCTATCCGCCTGAAACGGCCGAGGTAGTCATCTTGCCGCGCAAGACGGCCGGGGAACTGGAAGGCAAGGGTCTCAAGGTGCTCTCAAAGGTGCTGGATTTCAAAGCGGTGCTCATCGCCAACCGGGAGAGCCTGGCATCGAAAGACCTTTCCGGAGCCATAAGTTCGATCATGGCCAACCTTCAGCCAAGTCCCGACGTCGAGGAGGCAAAATCAGGGACGGCATCTCCGCTGGAAGCCTACCATGAATATGCTCCCGACGTGGTGCGCCTGGCTTTACCTGACGGTCACCAGCAGCCGCACGTCCGCAAGATTCTGGACGCCGCTGGAATTCACATCGAAGATTACCCATCCGATAAAGGGCTGCGCCGTCCCAAAAGCGATATCGAAGGTTTCACCATCAAGACTATCCGCCCCCAGGATATGCCGGTCCAGGTGGCCAACGGCAATTTCGACCTGGCGATCACCGGCTGGGACTGGCTGACGGATCACCTGCACCAGTTTCCCACCAGCCCGGTGAAGCGGCTGCTGGATCTCAAATATGGCTGGGTGCGCATCGTGGCGGTGGTCGCCAACGATGTCCCGGTGAACAATTCCGCGGAACTGAAGGCCTATTTCCGGAACAAGAACCTGCGGGTGGCCTCCGAATACATCAATATCGCCGACGACTACGCCCGGAGGAACCATTTCGGCCGCTACCGTATCGCTCCGACCTGGGGCTCTACCGAGGCCTATCTGCCTGAGGACGCCGACCTTTTAATCGAAAACACCGAGACCGGTGGTACCATCGCCAGGCATAACCTGCGCATCATCGATACGCTCTTTGAATCTACAGCCTGCGTCATCGGCAACACCCGGGCGGCTGATAATCCGGTTAAACGGGCGCGAATGGAAGCTTTGGTGGAGCGGCTGGGCAAAGCCCTGGAGAAAGTCTGA
- the hisD gene encoding histidinol dehydrogenase codes for MRLVTGFNAARELLERRVNVSTGNAGVEQSVRAVIDDVIREGDAALKRLTARFDRVELQTFEVPGEHIKAAMSAISPELLAALKTAAGRIGSYHQDQRQAISAMQLAMDGRQIFRPLERVGVYAPGGKAYYPSTVLMTAIPAKAAGVAEVILATPPGPDGKIPAPTLAAAAISGVDRVFSIGGAQAIAALAYGTESVPKVDKICGPGNIYVMTAKRLVYGAVGIDGLQGPSEVLIIADETANPDFIASDMLAQAEHDPLAQSVLVTTSKPVADKVIAILQAKSEGSARRQAVAESLGDWGIVAVVDNLDQAIELANLYAPEHLLVFTADADADLKKIKNAGCAFIGEKASVAFGDYVAGPSHALPTGGTARFASPLNVLDFLKITDAVRVDDTMVNSLGAAAAAIAEAEGLSAHRDAVRLRMEAA; via the coding sequence ATGCGTTTGGTGACCGGTTTCAACGCGGCAAGGGAGCTGCTTGAGCGCCGGGTGAATGTGTCCACTGGCAACGCTGGGGTCGAGCAATCGGTCAGGGCGGTCATAGATGATGTAATCCGGGAGGGCGACGCAGCGCTCAAGCGTTTAACTGCCAGATTCGACCGGGTTGAATTACAAACGTTCGAGGTACCCGGGGAGCACATCAAGGCGGCGATGTCCGCAATCTCGCCCGAACTGCTGGCAGCCCTTAAAACCGCCGCCGGGCGTATCGGTTCTTATCATCAGGACCAGCGTCAAGCAATTTCAGCCATGCAATTGGCGATGGATGGGCGACAGATCTTCCGGCCGCTTGAACGGGTGGGCGTCTACGCTCCCGGCGGCAAGGCCTATTACCCCTCAACCGTGTTGATGACCGCCATCCCGGCCAAGGCTGCCGGGGTGGCTGAAGTCATCCTGGCGACACCGCCGGGTCCGGACGGGAAAATCCCGGCGCCAACCCTAGCCGCCGCCGCCATTTCCGGTGTTGACCGGGTTTTCAGCATCGGCGGGGCTCAGGCCATCGCCGCTCTGGCCTACGGCACGGAATCGGTGCCTAAAGTGGATAAGATCTGCGGACCGGGAAATATCTACGTCATGACCGCCAAGCGCCTGGTATACGGAGCTGTGGGTATAGACGGGTTGCAGGGTCCGAGCGAAGTGCTGATCATTGCCGATGAAACCGCCAACCCGGATTTCATCGCGTCCGACATGCTGGCCCAGGCGGAGCACGACCCGCTGGCCCAGTCAGTGCTGGTAACCACCTCGAAGCCAGTGGCGGACAAGGTGATCGCTATCCTCCAGGCGAAATCGGAGGGGTCGGCGAGGCGTCAAGCCGTTGCTGAATCCCTTGGGGACTGGGGCATCGTTGCCGTGGTGGATAACCTCGACCAGGCGATCGAACTGGCCAATCTGTATGCGCCGGAACATTTACTGGTATTCACCGCCGATGCCGATGCAGATTTAAAAAAGATCAAAAATGCAGGATGCGCCTTTATCGGAGAAAAGGCTTCGGTAGCCTTCGGCGATTATGTCGCTGGTCCTTCGCATGCCCTGCCTACCGGCGGCACGGCGCGGTTCGCCTCGCCGTTGAATGTGCTCGATTTCCTGAAGATAACAGACGCCGTCCGTGTCGACGACACGATGGTAAATAGCTTGGGCGCCGCCGCCGCGGCAATCGCGGAGGCTGAGGGATTAAGCGCACATAGAGATGCCGTTCGCTTGAGAATGGAGGCCGCGTGA
- the hisC gene encoding histidinol-phosphate transaminase yields the protein MRRELDKFVGYAACKSPEALDRETRAMGILKLDANENVYGPSPRVKAALASFDDAHIYPDSCQTELRKALAVYTGVAAEHIVAGSGSDQLIDLLIRLFVNPGDEVLTATPTFAMYKFFTELAGGKFVTVSRDDEFNLVPEKLIKAISKKTKLIFIAMPNNPTGTQISVDAVKKIIDTGVPVVVDEAYYEFTGQTLAPELDKYPNLMILRTFSKWAGLAGLRVGYGLLPVNVAEKLDAIKDPYCVNAAAVTAARESLNDVDYLMGNVKLMISERDRLFNALSSIKYLKPYPSAANFILCKVKARIALQIQVVLERRGILVRYFNSPQMENCLRFSIGRPEDTDRLIAELQKIGEM from the coding sequence ATGAGGCGGGAGCTTGACAAGTTTGTCGGCTATGCCGCCTGCAAATCGCCGGAAGCCCTCGACCGGGAAACGAGGGCAATGGGGATCCTCAAGCTCGACGCCAACGAAAACGTTTACGGGCCTTCTCCCAGGGTAAAAGCGGCTTTGGCGTCTTTTGACGACGCCCACATCTACCCCGATTCCTGCCAGACCGAGTTAAGGAAAGCGCTGGCGGTTTACACCGGTGTTGCCGCCGAACATATCGTCGCCGGATCCGGCTCGGACCAGCTTATCGATTTGCTGATAAGGTTGTTCGTTAACCCAGGCGATGAGGTCCTGACCGCGACGCCGACCTTTGCCATGTACAAGTTTTTCACCGAGCTGGCCGGCGGGAAGTTTGTGACCGTATCACGAGACGACGAATTCAACCTCGTGCCCGAAAAACTGATTAAAGCGATCTCAAAAAAGACAAAGCTGATTTTCATCGCCATGCCGAACAACCCGACCGGCACCCAGATAAGCGTCGACGCGGTGAAAAAGATAATCGACACCGGCGTTCCGGTGGTTGTGGATGAAGCGTATTATGAGTTCACCGGCCAGACCCTGGCGCCCGAACTAGATAAATACCCGAATTTGATGATCCTACGCACCTTCAGTAAATGGGCGGGGCTGGCGGGCCTTCGTGTCGGATATGGCCTGTTACCGGTAAATGTCGCCGAAAAGCTTGACGCCATCAAAGACCCGTATTGCGTCAACGCCGCGGCTGTGACGGCGGCGCGCGAGTCGCTGAATGACGTGGACTACCTTATGGGCAACGTTAAGCTTATGATCTCTGAAAGGGACCGGCTCTTCAACGCCCTGTCATCGATCAAGTACCTGAAGCCTTATCCCTCCGCGGCTAATTTTATCCTCTGCAAGGTTAAAGCCAGGATAGCGCTGCAAATCCAGGTGGTTTTGGAGCGCCGGGGGATACTGGTACGCTATTTCAACTCGCCGCAGATGGAAAATTGCCTGCGGTTCAGTATCGGACGCCCGGAAGACACCGACCGGCTGATCGCCGAACTCCAGAAAATAGGGGAGATGTAA
- the hisB gene encoding imidazoleglycerol-phosphate dehydratase HisB: protein MAERKATVKRETKETTISVTVNLDGTCKDEMCTGNRLFDHMLSQIARHGVFDIKVSATGDDIHHLVEDVGICLGKAFNEALGDKKGLVRTAESQVPMDEALGVVILDLGGRGYSVIHMDFEKNDLAGFPVDMVRHFLESFAAEGRMNLHASVCYGTNDHHKVEAVFKALGRALDKATRIDPRIADRVPSTKEWVE, encoded by the coding sequence ATGGCCGAACGCAAAGCCACCGTCAAACGGGAAACTAAAGAGACGACAATTTCGGTCACGGTCAACCTGGATGGCACCTGCAAGGACGAGATGTGCACCGGCAACCGGTTGTTCGACCACATGCTCTCCCAGATCGCCAGGCACGGGGTATTTGACATAAAGGTGTCCGCTACTGGCGATGATATCCATCATCTCGTCGAGGATGTCGGTATCTGCCTGGGTAAAGCCTTCAACGAAGCCCTGGGGGATAAGAAGGGATTGGTTCGCACCGCCGAATCCCAGGTTCCGATGGATGAGGCTTTGGGCGTGGTCATTTTGGATCTGGGCGGGCGGGGATACTCCGTCATCCACATGGACTTTGAGAAAAACGACCTCGCTGGTTTCCCGGTCGATATGGTACGCCATTTCCTGGAAAGCTTCGCCGCGGAGGGCCGGATGAATCTTCACGCCTCCGTCTGCTACGGCACCAATGATCACCACAAGGTTGAAGCGGTGTTCAAAGCTCTTGGACGGGCGCTGGATAAGGCGACACGGATTGATCCGCGGATCGCTGACCGGGTTCCAAGTACCAAGGAGTGGGTGGAGTAA
- a CDS encoding GIY-YIG nuclease family protein, producing the protein MTNAAKTVTYTGVTSDLIKRVWQHKNNLVEGFTKRYAIHSLIYFEETNNAYSAISREKEIKGWRRSKKVALINEFNPNWSDLYDGICGREA; encoded by the coding sequence ATGACCAACGCCGCAAAAACGGTGACTTACACTGGCGTCACTAGCGACCTGATCAAACGCGTCTGGCAACACAAGAACAACTTGGTGGAAGGTTTCACCAAAAGGTATGCAATACATTCCTTGATATACTTTGAAGAAACGAACAACGCCTACTCTGCTATCTCACGGGAAAAGGAAATCAAGGGTTGGCGGCGATCTAAGAAAGTCGCCTTGATCAACGAGTTCAATCCAAATTGGTCAGACCTTTATGACGGTATTTGCGGCAGGGAGGCATAG
- a CDS encoding phosphoribosylaminoimidazolesuccinocarboxamide synthase, with protein sequence MTTTAVVLKTDLPLNRFISGKVRDTYDLGEYLLIVVTDRISAFDVVLPAGIPDKGKVLNQISAFWFDQTRKIIPNHVVAVINDVKQLGQYVPEKQRFDYPKYLEGRSMVVKKVKRLPVECVVRGYLAGSGWAEYKTRQSVCGVPLPAGLRQSEILTEPIFTPTTKGDNTHDLPMTYAEVENTVGKDLALKLKTMSIALYAFARDYARHHGIIIADTKFEFGLDGDKLIVIDEALTPDSSRFWDEKLYKVGEPQDSYDKQPLRDWLEKSGWNKEPPAPALPLDVIESTRRRYVHAYEVLTGKTLA encoded by the coding sequence ATGACCACCACTGCCGTCGTCCTTAAAACGGATCTCCCGCTAAACCGGTTTATCTCCGGTAAAGTCCGAGACACCTACGACCTCGGCGAATACCTTCTGATTGTCGTCACCGACCGTATTTCCGCGTTCGACGTGGTCTTGCCGGCCGGCATCCCCGACAAGGGCAAAGTACTGAACCAGATTTCGGCTTTCTGGTTCGATCAGACGAGGAAGATTATCCCCAACCACGTCGTCGCTGTCATCAACGACGTTAAACAACTCGGCCAATACGTTCCTGAAAAACAGCGTTTCGATTACCCCAAATACCTCGAAGGCCGGTCGATGGTGGTCAAAAAGGTCAAGCGCCTGCCGGTGGAATGCGTTGTCCGCGGCTACCTGGCGGGTTCGGGCTGGGCTGAGTACAAAACTCGGCAATCCGTCTGCGGCGTGCCGCTGCCTGCCGGGCTTCGGCAGAGTGAGATCCTTACAGAACCGATCTTCACCCCGACCACCAAGGGCGACAACACCCACGACTTGCCGATGACCTACGCCGAAGTCGAAAATACCGTCGGCAAGGATCTGGCCTTGAAGCTCAAAACTATGAGCATCGCGCTCTACGCTTTCGCCCGTGACTATGCCCGCCACCACGGCATCATCATCGCCGACACCAAGTTCGAGTTCGGGCTGGACGGAGACAAGCTCATAGTGATCGACGAGGCATTGACGCCGGATTCATCCCGCTTTTGGGATGAAAAACTGTATAAGGTGGGCGAACCCCAGGACTCTTACGATAAGCAGCCCCTGCGAGACTGGCTGGAGAAATCCGGCTGGAACAAAGAGCCGCCGGCCCCCGCTCTGCCGCTTGACGTCATCGAGAGCACCCGGCGGCGATACGTTCATGCGTATGAGGTATTGACGGGGAAAACGCTGGCCTAG
- the purB gene encoding adenylosuccinate lyase produces MIERYSRPQMKKVWSEENKFAKWLDVEIAVSEAWVKQGVIPREALPKIKLARINFKRMEELLKETHHDMTAFLGAVAESVGEDARFIHLGLTSSDVMDTATSLQLVEASAILAEDIKELIAALGKRALEYKYTVMAGRTHGVHAEPITFGLKLALWMEEMQRNRQRLSEAAKGITVGMISGAVGTFATVPPEVEEFACAKLGLAPDPVSNQVIQRDRHAHFMSTLAVIGGSLEKFATEIRALQKTEVREVEEPFGSGQTGSSSMPHKKNPELCERICGISRLIRGYALTSLENIALWHERDISHSSTERVIFPDACLVLDYAMNIFTGIIKGMTVYPQRMRQNMELTRGLLFSQRVLLALIDKGLPRQGEHSAYKIVQRNAMATWSGTGQFIDLLKADPEVQAVLKPEELDNLFDYKYYTRHVDDIFKRVGLTAAQWKGSAETPPEKLSPQSL; encoded by the coding sequence ATGATCGAACGTTACAGCCGGCCCCAGATGAAAAAGGTCTGGAGCGAAGAGAACAAATTCGCCAAGTGGCTCGATGTTGAAATCGCCGTCAGCGAAGCCTGGGTGAAGCAGGGCGTCATCCCGCGGGAGGCGTTGCCCAAGATCAAGCTAGCCCGGATCAATTTCAAGCGCATGGAGGAACTTCTCAAGGAAACCCACCATGACATGACCGCCTTCCTGGGCGCGGTGGCCGAGAGCGTGGGAGAAGATGCCCGGTTTATCCATCTGGGCCTCACCTCCTCCGACGTCATGGATACCGCCACCAGCCTCCAACTGGTAGAGGCGTCGGCGATCCTGGCTGAGGACATCAAGGAGCTTATCGCCGCCCTGGGTAAAAGAGCCCTCGAGTACAAATACACCGTCATGGCCGGGCGCACCCACGGGGTTCACGCGGAACCGATCACCTTCGGCTTGAAGCTGGCGCTGTGGATGGAAGAGATGCAGCGCAACCGCCAGCGCCTTTCAGAAGCCGCCAAAGGCATTACCGTCGGCATGATCTCCGGGGCGGTGGGAACCTTTGCCACCGTGCCGCCGGAAGTGGAAGAGTTCGCCTGCGCCAAGCTCGGACTGGCTCCCGATCCGGTTTCCAACCAGGTCATCCAGCGGGACCGGCATGCCCATTTTATGAGCACCCTGGCCGTTATCGGCGGCTCCCTGGAGAAATTCGCCACCGAAATCCGCGCCCTTCAAAAGACCGAGGTTCGGGAAGTCGAGGAGCCCTTCGGCTCCGGGCAAACCGGTTCATCATCCATGCCTCACAAGAAAAATCCCGAGTTATGCGAACGCATCTGCGGTATCTCGCGGCTTATCCGGGGCTACGCCCTGACGTCCCTTGAAAACATCGCGCTGTGGCATGAACGGGACATTTCCCACTCCTCCACCGAACGGGTCATTTTTCCGGATGCCTGCCTGGTGCTTGATTACGCCATGAACATCTTTACCGGCATCATAAAGGGAATGACCGTTTACCCCCAGCGGATGCGCCAGAATATGGAATTAACCCGCGGCCTATTATTCTCACAGCGGGTACTCCTTGCCTTGATCGATAAAGGTTTGCCCCGGCAGGGAGAGCACAGCGCCTACAAGATCGTCCAGCGCAACGCCATGGCCACCTGGTCCGGCACCGGCCAGTTCATCGACCTGCTCAAAGCCGATCCCGAGGTACAGGCGGTGCTCAAGCCGGAGGAACTGGACAATCTCTTCGATTATAAGTATTACACGCGACACGTGGACGACATTTTCAAGAGGGTCGGGCTGACCGCCGCCCAGTGGAAAGGCAGCGCCGAGACCCCTCCCGAAAAGCTTTCGCCGCAGTCGCTTTGA
- the purE gene encoding 5-(carboxyamino)imidazole ribonucleotide mutase, producing MPKVAVVMGSRSDMEVMQAAVDALAKMGLESEILVMSAHRQPEKVHAFCTSARDKGFEVIIAGAGAAAHLPGVIASWTTLPVIGVPIPSSDLKGVDSLYAIVQMPAGVPVATVAIGTPGAKNAGYLAAQILGLKYPDVARAYENLRTEFKGN from the coding sequence ATGCCTAAAGTCGCCGTAGTCATGGGCTCAAGGTCCGATATGGAAGTCATGCAGGCTGCCGTCGACGCTTTGGCGAAGATGGGACTTGAATCGGAAATCCTGGTCATGTCGGCTCATCGGCAACCGGAAAAGGTCCACGCTTTTTGCACTTCGGCCCGTGACAAGGGCTTCGAGGTGATCATCGCCGGCGCCGGAGCCGCCGCCCATTTGCCCGGAGTCATCGCCTCCTGGACGACGCTTCCGGTCATCGGCGTGCCGATCCCCTCAAGCGACCTTAAGGGCGTCGATTCGCTTTACGCCATCGTCCAGATGCCCGCCGGCGTCCCGGTGGCGACTGTCGCCATCGGCACCCCCGGAGCCAAGAACGCCGGATACCTCGCGGCGCAGATACTGGGCTTGAAATACCCGGACGTCGCCCGGGCATATGAAAATCTACGCACCGAATTTAAAGGGAACTAG
- the purD gene encoding phosphoribosylamine--glycine ligase: protein MRVLVIGSGGREHALVWKLKQSPRVTAIFAAPGNGGTASLARNLDIEPTDFPRLLEAVNGNDIDLVVVGPEGPLAAGIADEFKSRMIPVFGPSKIAAQLESSKTFARDLMEKYAIPCARGKSFTDYARAKAYLAEQTLPVVVKADGLASGKGVSVCSSRAEAETALANMMEARIFGEAGSKVIIEECLTGQEMSYLAFTDGKTFVPMPPACDYKRVFDGNQGPNTGGMGAYSPPPFFDRQMAAMIDATIMGPIVCGLAAEGIDYRGIIYAGLMLTPEGPKVLEFNARFGDPETQVILPQMKTDLIDVLLSVIDGNLDKTEIEWQKQSCVTVVLASGGYPGDYKKGLPIGGLEYVDTDVHLFHAGTRITGDQLVTSGGRVMAVTACGNNFADARGQVYYNAAKIRFEGAHYRQDIALFK from the coding sequence CTGAGAGTATTAGTTATCGGCAGCGGCGGGCGGGAGCACGCCCTCGTCTGGAAATTGAAACAAAGCCCCCGGGTCACCGCTATTTTTGCCGCTCCGGGCAACGGCGGCACGGCTTCGCTTGCCCGGAATCTGGATATTGAGCCGACCGATTTTCCCCGCCTGCTTGAGGCGGTTAACGGCAACGATATCGACCTGGTGGTCGTCGGCCCGGAGGGTCCGCTAGCCGCCGGCATTGCCGATGAATTCAAGTCCAGGATGATCCCGGTGTTCGGGCCTTCGAAAATAGCGGCGCAACTCGAATCCAGCAAGACCTTTGCTCGGGATCTGATGGAAAAATACGCCATTCCATGCGCCCGGGGAAAATCTTTCACCGATTATGCCAGGGCAAAAGCCTACCTGGCCGAACAGACCCTGCCGGTCGTCGTAAAAGCCGACGGCCTGGCGTCGGGAAAAGGCGTATCCGTATGCTCCAGCCGTGCCGAAGCGGAAACTGCCCTGGCAAACATGATGGAAGCCCGGATCTTCGGGGAAGCCGGTTCGAAGGTGATTATCGAGGAATGCCTGACCGGCCAGGAAATGAGCTACCTTGCCTTCACCGACGGCAAGACTTTTGTACCGATGCCTCCGGCCTGTGATTACAAACGCGTTTTCGACGGCAACCAGGGCCCCAACACCGGGGGCATGGGCGCCTATTCGCCTCCGCCGTTTTTCGACCGCCAGATGGCGGCCATGATCGATGCCACCATCATGGGACCGATCGTCTGCGGCCTGGCGGCTGAAGGCATAGATTACCGCGGCATAATTTACGCCGGACTGATGCTTACCCCCGAAGGTCCCAAGGTCCTGGAATTCAACGCCCGGTTTGGGGATCCAGAGACCCAGGTGATCCTGCCGCAAATGAAAACCGACCTTATCGACGTTTTGTTGAGTGTCATCGACGGCAACCTGGACAAGACGGAAATTGAATGGCAGAAGCAATCCTGCGTCACCGTTGTTTTGGCCTCCGGCGGATATCCCGGCGACTATAAAAAAGGGCTGCCTATCGGGGGACTTGAGTACGTTGACACCGACGTCCACCTGTTTCACGCCGGAACCAGGATAACCGGCGACCAGCTGGTGACATCGGGAGGCCGGGTAATGGCCGTGACTGCCTGCGGCAATAATTTTGCCGATGCCCGGGGACAGGTTTATTACAATGCCGCGAAGATCCGGTTCGAAGGCGCCCATTATCGCCAGGACATCGCTCTTTTCAAATAA